In Myripristis murdjan chromosome 5, fMyrMur1.1, whole genome shotgun sequence, the genomic stretch tttctgattctgattctgactaagaaataaaaacatgaagttTTTATGTGGCCAACAaagtttccccggggactatttttcctggcggaggaggaggaggaggaggaggaggaggaaggagcgtTTCAAtctgaaaaagtcctgaaaacacaacagtgctgctgcttttcggaaacctcatgtggaggactttattccagAGGTGTTatactggtgtgaagacagACAGGCGTTTCCATGGTGACCAGCCTGTGTTCGTCACATCCACCTGTCGTCCGCTTGCAGGTGAACAACGAGACCGTGTCGCTGGGCCCGTCGCCTCGGCTGGTCCAGGGGGTGGAGCTGTCCAAGAGCGAGGCCGGGGTGACGGCCACCATCCTGTTCTCCAACAACAGCATCCCTGTGATGTTCAACGGCTTCACCGCACACGTCGACCTGACAGGTGTGCAGAATGACCTCCCCGACCAGAGGTGTTCAAAGTAGGGCCTGGAGACCCCAGGGGTTCATGAGAGTCTTCCAgcaggtcctcagcaaaatgaggaatacttAAATGTATCAGAGTAATGCCTGGATCCCCACTCTTTTAAAGGGATACTGCAACATTttggcaaaatccccttttctaAACTCCCCCAGACCAGTCCagatcattttctcctctggacgtccactggttcagttcctgtgggtagcatttcctgttagcttagtataaatatatacatacaatcAAGAGTTATCAAGTTTATTGATCTGATATCATGTAACTCCCATCTTCTCCTGAAACTGATCAGGATACGACGGGCCGGAGGTGCAGGGGCTGTGCGGCGGCCTGGGCGGCTCCTCTGATGAGACTGAATTTAAGAGTCCTCTGTTCCACGAGCCCGGGTGAGAGCACACAAGTGAAGATCTATAACACTGTAGATTTCAAAACGTTATGTACACACAggtgtgccagcaggcagggcGGTGGGCGGGACCTATTTGCATATTAATAgatatgcacatttttaatgagggcaagatttAGATCCACATTTAAGGCTTTTAAACAGGTAATATTGATGCACAtgggcttaataaatgactggagtaggtgtgtgtgtgtgtgtgtgtgcatgcgtgcgtgcatggGAAGTCAGTTGATCTCATGCTGTCTGTCGCCCCCTAGCTGTGAGACACAGTACAACGACTCTGCTGACAGCACCATCGACTGCAGGGCGGCGACTGCCAGGTGAGGAAAGACTTTACCCAACAGTTTATTTTCcccaaaatattcaaatcacagGCGGCTGCCTCAGATCACTGCCTCTGTAAACAAACCTCTGAAccagacacaaacagaacatTAGTGgggaaggaagaagaaagaaaagaaatcaggtgcataaatgtgtgaatgcagcaaagctagTGGCTGTAGAAGGTGCAGGAGtaagcaggaccaggtacagcaggtacagcaggtacagcaggaccaggtacagcagatACAGCGGGGCACGAGGCCCGAGCCAGGCCGCCGACCTAAAGCCGGAGGCCACAACCCCTGTATCCTGTTTTTCCACCAGTGACAGTTTGTGATGttaaccagcagcagcacctcatGACTGTAATCTTGCTTCCTGTCTGCGTCACTGGACCAGGTGTGACCTCCTGCGGCAGGAGCCCTTCACCGCCTGCAACAAGCACATGGACCCGGAGCCGTACATCACCGCCTGCACCGACATGCTGTGCAGGTACCCCGCCGTGGACGACGTCCACTGCCAGCTGATGGAGGCGTACGCCACGGCCTGCCAGAGCCACAGCAACGACACGCTGAGCGGCTGGAGGTCCAAGGCCAGATGCTGTAAGACCGTCCTGCAGCCCCACTGGGTCACGTTAATGAAgacaataatgatgattataGTAATAACAGTATTTCCACAGCATGCCTCTGAAAGAGTTCACAGCATGCGTTCCAATAAAAAGACAGTGTACATATTAAcagtaaaaacatgtaaaaacacagtaCCAATAACAAGATGTTGTATAAGTTGAAATTAGATGAAATAGGGTGGGAAATATCATATAAAAactacattaaaatatttagtATTTAAAGGAAGGCAAATTCCCGTTTCTCAACttcctgacagactgagaccagatgttggacaccatttccacctctggacgtcctgTGGTTCAGTTCCTTTGGGTAGcttttcctgttagcttagcataaagacttgaagtctgtgggagtcattagcctggctctgtcaaagtggaaagGCTTCAGCAGCTTCAGCTGCTCTGAAGCTGTCTCAGTTACTCAGTGGATCACTTGGATCTGAAATACATGtcctgggattttttttaaaaaacttggTTGATTAGAGGAGcagtcagatggtggcgctgtagcctctgaacacatttctcCTTCTGTCTGCGGCAGTGATCCTCACACCGCTGAAGgtggaggaagatccaccactaatTCACTTCTCAAAAcactctgctttgttttttttttttaattccaagacgtccaacatcttgtctcagtctgaggaaactggaaaaaggggattttactGGAGCTCAGATCTGGCCTTATTTACCCCTGTGCCTACCTGTCTCCCTTCTcgtctctacctgtctgtctgtctgtctgtctgtctgtctgtagccACGATGCTGTCGGCCTCCTGCCAGGACAAGTTCTGCGCTCCCCACGAGTTCTGCGGAGAGAGGATGACCATCGATGGCCAGCTGGAGACCGCCTGCCTGTGCCGGGCCGCCTTCGCCTccagatacagagagaacacCTTCGGTACGTCCAGCGGCTGCACGGCTCGTTAACACAAGCAGACTAACGAGCTTCATGCAAATTATCCCTGAAGTGAACGTGAGCGTCAAGGCAAAACAAagcgtatgaattttacagagtgcagctgcagtggagAGCATCAGGTCGCCTGTAAAGGTTTACAGGACAGTGTAGGAATCTTTAAGTGTAGGAGTCTTTAACATGTTGAGGCAACCTGTTGGTGCTTTTTATTTGACTTGTTGGAGAGTTATAACACTAATATACTGAAGCCCCCACATGTCATTCAGCAGAACAATCagaatggttttgttttgtagttttttggtcagcactgtgtgtttcctggttGTGgttcaggcgagccggccgtcTGCCAGCAGGACTCGGCCTCGCTGACCCTCGCCGCCTGCCTCCTGGAGGAGAAACACATCGACTGCTCCCTGCTGCACCTGAACGACCACACCTGCCGAGGCAAGATGGACAACCTGACCCGCATGGTGACGTTTGGCTACGACATGAAGGACAACAGCTGCGGCACCGTGCTCATGGTGGGCGTTCACACCAGCTCTCTGACAGGCCACGCCGACCGACCAGATCCACCCGGCGGCCATGTTCCTAACCCCTAAACCCTGACCTCTAacccctgaccctaacccctaaaccctaatcctaaccctcaCCTAACCCCTAACCTGAACCCTAACCCATAACCCGAACCCTTACCCCTGttcctaacccctaacccctaaccctaaccctcacctAACCCCTAAcctgaaccctaacccttaccccTGTTCCTAACCCCtaaaccctaatcctaaccctcaCCTAACCCCTAAcctgaaccctaacccttaccccTGTTCCTAACCCCtaaaccctaatcctaaccctcaCCTAACCCCTAAcctgaaccctaacccttacccctgttcctaacccctaacccctaatcctaaccctcaCCCCTAACCCCTAGCCCTAACCCctgacccctaacccctaaccccaactcctaaccctaacccctaacccctaaccccaaCTCCTAACTCTAACCCcaactcctaaccctaacccctaacccctaaccccaactcctaaccctaacccctaaccccaaCTCCTAACCCCAACTCCTAACCCctgacccctaacccctaaccccaactcctaaccctaacccctaacccctaaccccaactcctaaccctaacccctaacccctgaaccctaacccctaacccctaaccccaactcttaacccctaacccctgacCCCTAATCCCAAACCCCAAACCTGAACCCTCTGCCATCTGGTTTTCCTTTCCTAGTCAATGGAAAGAAACGaccacacaaaatgtaaaacactcTGTCGCCGTCCTAGGTCCTAAGTAAATCTGGCCCTTGGGCGCCCACCTGTCCCacctgtttgctgtttttttcgcTGACTGTGTTGGTGTTTGACCTTGAACGCAGGCGAACGACACCCACCTGCTGTACAAGAACGCCGTCCTGATGGGGGCCAGGAAAACGTCCGGCCTCATCACTCGCCAGAGACACGTGGAGATCGGCTTCTCCTGCTTCTACAACCAGCCGGAGATGAGCGGCATGATCAAGATcaagcagaggtgtgtgtgtgtgtgtgtgtgtgtgtgtgtgtgtgtgtgtgttctcagtgtAGAACCATAAAATCACCTCCtaacattttttccagtttataGTTTCAGCAGAGAAAGATGAAACGActgtaaatactttttttttttttaatttatcatttccGCAGCCGAGAATAAAGGACCAAAAACTTAATTAGACATAATTAGTCATGCTTTGCAGCTAAAGCCTCAGCGTTCTGCTTAACATTTCATTTGTAAATGAAAACCTTTAAATAACATTTGTCCTCAGTCGatttaacacatttaaatgACTCGGTgttgccaaaaagaaaaaataatgtcgGGGTTTACTGTCAGTTTTccataatgtaataactgagCTGATAATGTCATACCAGTCAAAACTCAGTACACAGCTGTCGCCCAGTTTGTACTGAATTTGCATGAAGATTTGCATGGAATTGCAGAAGCCTTATGCTAAAATATTCTCAATAGGCTTTTTCAGGAAGCCTTATTCTCTACAGGTTGGAAACTgaaatatctatatatctaagttttttttggctcattataaatgtgtgtttttttgttttttttttaagtcagggTTTATTTGAAATTTATCGTAATACATGACCTAGTTTACATCCACACCACAAGTTGTTTTGCTGGAAGCTggctaaagtgtgtgtgtgtgtgtgtgtgtgtgtgtgtgtgtcctgcagccCTGTCATCCAGCAGATGGTGTCCGGAGCGTTGGCGTACTCTGTGATAATGAACATCTACACCGACCCGGAGTACAAGCACGCCGTCAACTCCAGCACCGAGATCCAGCTGAACCAGAGGATGTGGGTGGAGCTGAAGACGGAGGGGCTGGACAACAGAACGGTCGCCATGGTGACCGACTCCTGCTGGGCGACCGTCCAGCCGTCGTCCAATGAGAGCCTGAGATACAACCTCATCGTTAAAGGGTGAGGCGGCAGCTCATCTGCCAGAGTGTGGTGTGAAAAAATGCATCCTGCTGCACTTTTTCAGGATTTTCAGGGCTGATGccggttattattattagtaatccAGAACACTGATATTGGgactgattttctttttaagtaAATTTGACAATTGCAGTGCCAAAATTTCCCGAAGTAGAAACACCAACACAGATCTTGCTTTGAATTATCTAAAGTCTTTTATTACATTAGTGAAAGAATTGCAAAGAAAATCCCCCCAAAATTACCAGAGGGAGTGAGATTACAAGAATtagaaaaattacaagaaacctATAtctataattattaaaaatgagacatttaaaggtcagatgAGTGGTGCTGCATCAGATTTTCTTGTGTTGTATTGCTTGTGAAATAAAGCATTAAGCTTCAGCATCATCTCTGCAGGCTTTGGCAGCTGAAACATTCTTCAcactttattttgtgtttacgTAAGAAGTCAAagaacaaccaaaaaaaataggtctgttctgctctgttcattCTAATATGGTCTGaatcttatttctgtatttattgctgtaatattttgtaggattaatgcacataattctacataatgcacataacATTTTTACCAGTTTTAATGCTAATCTGTTAGTGGAGCAGCTGCTGATGTGCCGtctggcctgtgtgtgtctgagcagctGTGCGAACCCTGCCGACCACACGGTGAGGGTGGAGGGCAACGGGATGGGAACCTTCAACCACTTCTCCTTCAGCATGTTCCAGTTCTCCGGGAAGACCGGCGACATTTACCTGCACTGCAAACTGAGGCTGTGTGCCAAGCAGGGCAGGAGCTGTGTCCCGGTAGGCCTGCTGTCAACACACCTGCACGAGTGCAAGCTACACACCTGCACGAGTTACACACCTGCACAAGTTACACACCTGCAGGAGTACAAGCTACATACCTGCACAAGTTACACACCTGCACGAGTACAAGCTACAAACCCTCACGAGTACAAGTTACACACCTGCACAAGTTACACACCTGTACAAGTTACACACCTGCACAAGTACAAATTACTCACCTGTACAAGTTACACACCTGCACAAGTACAAATTACTCACCTGTACAAGTTACACACCTGTACAAGTTACACACCTGCACAAGTACAAGCTACACACCTGCACGAGTACAAGCTACACACCTGCACGAGTACAAGCTACACACCTGCATGAGTGCAAGCTACACACCTGTACAAGTTACTCACCTGCACAAGTTACACACTTGTACAAGTTACTTACCTGCACAAGTACAAGTTACACACCTGTACAAGTTACTCACCTGCACAAGTACAAGTTACACACCTGTACAAGTTACTCACCTGCACAAGTTACACACCTGCACAAGTACAAGTTACACACCTGTACAAGTTACACACCTGTACAAGTTACTCACCTGCACAAGTTACACACCTGCACAAGTACAAGTTACACACCTGTACAAGTTACTCACCTGCACAAGTTACACACCTGCACAAGTACAAGTTACACACCTGTACAAGTTACACACCTGTACAAGTTACTCACCTGCACAAGTTACACACCTGCACAAGTTACACACCTGTACAAGTTACACAACTGCACAAGTACAAGTTACACACCTGTACAAGTTACTCACCTGCACAAGTTACACACCTGTACAAGTTACTCACCTGCACAAGTTACACACCTGTACAAGTTACACATCTGCACAAATCCAAATTACTCACCTGTACAAGTTACTCACCTGTACAAGTTACACAACTGCACGAGTTACACACCTGCACAAGTACAAGTTATACACCTGCACGAGTTACACACCTGCACAAGTTACTCACCTGCACAAGTTACTCACCTGCACAAGTTACACACCTGCACGAGTACAAGTTACTCACCTGTACAAGTTActcacctgcacaaatacaagCGACACTCCACCCTAAACTGTGTGtcccgccctcctctctcccagaACTGCGGGGCAGCCGGTCGCCATCCCCGCAGAGCCTCCAGGTCTCACTATGCAGATGAAAACCCCGCCCTCATCACCATGGCCTGGACCAATTAGACGAGGGCAGCGGTCCTGGTGACCAATGAGGTAAGGGCAGCGTTCCTGGTGACCAGTGAGGTAAGGGCAGAGTCCCTGGCAGCCACAGGTTGCTGTGTTGTAGCTGATGATGTCGTACAGGTGCATCACGTATGAACGTGTCAAACCCCAGAGCTCAGCTGGACTGCTGGCAGGTTCTCCAAGTCGTTCCTGACAGAATGCTGGGGAGTCCCAGGTGTCTCACCTGTGCGGACGCTCCTCAGGTCCTCCTCCCTGTTGTGATCACACCTGTTACTGTTGTTAGTATCACACAGTTTGGAAGAGCTGCAACAGAACGGGAATAATTTGGAAAACTGTTGGTGCCTGGGATCAGACTCGAGAACCTTCCATGAAAAGTCCCTCAGTTTAATTTCAGCTTTTCAAGCAGGATAAGAGGCTCACTAGCATGGTGACCATCACGCTTGGTAACCAAAAATCAAATCTGCTTTTCTTCTCAGgtcatctccatggtaacctGGACTTACCTGCAACCTTCAAGCTGAAAACGACctccgacctctgacctccaacCTCTGGCTGGCCTGAATCCTCTCtgttaatgataatgataacttAATGATCAATTAATTAGTTAATAATAATTCCTGCTGTGAAAAGTATTTATGCtaaccatagaaactgaataaaatagAACTGACGGTGGCTCCTGTCGCCGTGGCAACAGCCGCAACAGTTCAACTGATGTCACAGTGACGTCAGTTACTCACAGTCGACGCCGTGACATCAGTTTGCCTCATTAAGCTGCTCTCGGTACTTTTATCTgttcttctttatttattgtgttctCACTGGGCCTTCACGATTGAAATGTCATTCTTTTCATGCACACCATGTTTGGAATGACGATAAacgaaccttgaaccttgagcTGTTGCCCCGGCAACGGGAACCACCCAGAAAcactctgatttgctgtgaGACGAAGGCCCACTTCAGTTCTACCTGTTCAGTGTTTATGGCTGTATTtaagaaaactttatttatccttgaactctttcttttctctaGTATCTCTGTTTGATTCGGGGCGGGAGGTTTTGATTGTACTGATACTGAACAGGAACACGATGAAGGAGAAACCGTTTGGTCAGGAGCTTCACTCAGAACACTAAAAGCTGACATTTGGGATATTTAACACCACAGTGTGACAGTTTCAGCTGTGGCCCCCACACGGGCCCCTGAGGGACGCCTTCCTGTCCCTGCAGCTTTCACTGTTAAAACTAAAACTGGCTCTAAAGTCAAACAagaccaaacacatgatcttCACTCGCTCTCGTTCTGAAGGTGCTGAGAAAGCTTGGGCCTAACCCggctttaaaaaatgttttcctgaaACGTTTCTTCCCGAAGGAAAACTGTGCAGAGCTCATCTCTCCTGTATTAGATTCCGTTGATGTGATTTACATGTGTGCAGCTTCATCCTCAGAAACTGGATTCTGCATCACGCTGTATTACGTTTTGTGCGTTGTAAAGTAAAAACCTTTTATCTGTTCATACAAGCAGCCGCAGCGTTAGATCTACTGATCAGATTCTCTAAACGCTCCCGGGCTGCACTCAGTTTGGTAAAactgcttcctcctcctgtgcACCTCGGCCGTGGTGCTGCACAGTATCACTACCTGACCAACACTCCCTGCTGAGGGGATTTTCAAAGCTCTTTTACAAACGGCTGTGTAGGAAACCTGTTGCTGTTTTACATGATTTCCTGGCCTTGAACCGGACTGTGTTTGGAAGTCGCCGGCACAGCCCGGACGCCTCTCTCGTGTTGctgttctgtgttgtttgtgttctatcatgtgaaattgttttttatgtgaaactAATTGTGCTGCTGTCTTGGCCGTCTTGTGTCTCAATCACAATCCCAATCAGAAATACTTGACCAAAAAGGCCCCACATGCACTCACTGATCTGAATGAAGAGAAGCTCAGCCGGGTCAGAGCTGCGTTTGCCTTTTTCACTCTGCCAACAAACAGCGACCAAAGCTGAGCTGAAGATCTCTGGTGCCTCTTAGTCCAGAAACCACCTCACCTTGTGTATGAAGCCACATGCATGAGACCTGGGAGTTCCCTTTGATCAGTTCTGTTGTTAAAAATAGTTCCTATCAGTTTCGAGTGCTCTGCAGACTCAGGCCACCTCTGTCCTTCCATGACGGTGAAAAAGTTCATGTGTTCGTCACGTCATGGCCGGACGACTGGAGCCTCCGTATggttgtcctcctcctccagtcttCATGATCTGGCCTGCAGACGCTCCAGCCCTCAGCTTCAcatttgacaacaaatcaaatggGACCAGCTGCTGTTAGATGTTAGATCAGCGCTCCTTTCATCTGTTTTTAAATTGAGgccaaagacacatttttacattcactGGCCCTGTAGGCCCACTCACCTTTTAATTTTAAGTTGCTGTCATGTCCATAACTTTGTATGCGTCTcgtgttgtttattgttgttgatgtatttttcactgtttgtaTTTAATGTCCTCTTGTAAAGTGTTTTGGTCGTCTTTAaaggtgctctataaataaactttactcACTGATTTACTTTCTGTGTAACAGTtttctgggcagccacggctctcccctttgcagacacgcccaccttctgctaatcccatgcagtttgggccccaaagcctgcagtccacatgtgttcttgtggcctgttgtaaaatggtgtgtgtgtgcagactggggcctaaacagtcttggagctgcatcagttggctttgactggaaagctgagactcttgtggattcaatgagccacatttgattcctgtgtgatgatgttggcccccatagcagccatttcactgcaggcagagacttttgtcacactggacatCACTGGAGAAAATggcctctagtgacctctaggagaatcacagcctcatcaaactttacacacacaaactagaggattcaaaaaacagacatcacaataaatcataCTATTGAACTGTATAACCTAAGAGTTGCAATACATATTGATCTGGTACCCGAGGATCATATAGTATTGAATTAGTCCCAGCCATAAACTACATTAGTAATTGTAACGGCTGAAAAACCTGACCCATATAATCTGATCTGAGTcttctgccccctggtggatcATCTGTGCACTGCAGTACAGAGACACCCAACATGGACACTGTTGATCTGCGAGCCGCTGGTGGTTTTGCACGGATCATTTAGCCGgttttgaaaaagtgaaggTGACGTGATGTAGAGGTGATGCAgctgcagaatgtgtgtgaCAGTCGCACAATCTGGAAAAACTGTCTCATATTTGAAATTAAACTCTTGAAActcagagtttaaggggttaaaatgttgtgttctggttatttttgtttgttaaaaaaaaaaaacccagctgtGCAAAATTAATAGCAACAAATTCCAGATGTCTCAAATacgacacaaaacaaaactaaatatacaaaatatacaagaagtgttatttaatttctttatttttttttatttgtca encodes the following:
- the LOC115359837 gene encoding alpha-tectorin-like gives rise to the protein MPRPLLHLAVLALLAGAAVQVKAASGLGRVNISACPITYFGKTYDSIYISKPSPNTFAVSFGDGDGSAAAPQSIDSISAGAEVSVDFETRIDPTEAPVGSTLHSKLPNITSPARCSVNVVGSFSFELVRMEIFSFGAQAALKLSTSHRYNLFNRSVTLNIQTRNSAVSEDTFDTTGKTLEVYRDLSGCRRGDKIYAVNEVVSSTPETCQVETCDVNAAITNVSACGSPAWCHGNGQCSPPPTMCTVTGSTVIDLQGTARPPVRSHCGYTLLQPRAAGGRSPAFAVVAVFRERRRRDVPLLDRVMLFLTERRTVISLEQGGRVQVNNETVSLGPSPRLVQGVELSKSEAGVTATILFSNNSIPVMFNGFTAHVDLTGYDGPEVQGLCGGLGGSSDETEFKSPLFHEPGCETQYNDSADSTIDCRAATARCDLLRQEPFTACNKHMDPEPYITACTDMLCRYPAVDDVHCQLMEAYATACQSHSNDTLSGWRSKARCSTMLSASCQDKFCAPHEFCGERMTIDGQLETACLCRAAFASRYRENTFGEPAVCQQDSASLTLAACLLEEKHIDCSLLHLNDHTCRGKMDNLTRMVTFGYDMKDNSCGTVLMANDTHLLYKNAVLMGARKTSGLITRQRHVEIGFSCFYNQPEMSGMIKIKQSPVIQQMVSGALAYSVIMNIYTDPEYKHAVNSSTEIQLNQRMWVELKTEGLDNRTVAMVTDSCWATVQPSSNESLRYNLIVKGCANPADHTVRVEGNGMGTFNHFSFSMFQFSGKTGDIYLHCKLRLCAKQGRSCVPNCGAAGRHPRRASRSHYADENPALITMAWTN